Proteins encoded together in one Flavobacteriales bacterium window:
- the gap gene encoding type I glyceraldehyde-3-phosphate dehydrogenase — protein MKPVRVAINGFGRIGRVTARLLLQRNDLELVAVNDLTDTRTLAHLYKYDSVHGVSADPVGHDEDHLHLGGRAIRAFAAKDPSGLPWRELAVDVVIESTGHFLTRELASAHLKAGAERVILSAPAKDADIPSVVLGVNDHILIGGEPIISNASCTTNCAAPMIMGIHELCHIEDGFITTVHSYTGDQRLHDAPHKDLRRARAAAVSMIPTTTGAAKAITRIFPELDGRLGGGGIRVPVPDGSITDITCIVRDLKQADEINAYFRQMAGGRLKGILRYTEDPIVSVDIVGDPHSCIFDAQLTSVVGNMVKVMGWYDNEYGYSSRLVDLVVKLGGRVK, from the coding sequence TGGAGCTCGTCGCCGTGAACGACCTCACGGACACACGCACCCTGGCCCATCTGTACAAGTACGACTCGGTGCATGGCGTCAGTGCCGATCCGGTAGGCCATGACGAGGACCACCTGCACCTGGGAGGAAGGGCCATCAGGGCCTTCGCGGCCAAGGACCCTTCCGGACTGCCCTGGCGCGAACTGGCGGTGGATGTGGTGATCGAGAGCACCGGGCACTTCCTGACACGGGAGCTGGCCTCGGCCCACCTGAAGGCCGGCGCAGAACGGGTCATCCTATCGGCCCCGGCCAAGGATGCGGACATACCGAGCGTGGTGTTGGGCGTGAACGACCATATCCTGATCGGCGGGGAACCCATCATCAGCAACGCCAGCTGCACCACCAACTGCGCGGCACCCATGATCATGGGCATCCACGAGCTGTGCCACATCGAGGATGGGTTCATCACCACGGTGCACAGCTACACAGGCGACCAGCGGCTTCACGATGCGCCGCACAAGGACCTGCGGCGGGCCCGCGCGGCGGCGGTGAGCATGATCCCCACCACCACCGGGGCGGCCAAGGCCATCACACGCATCTTCCCCGAGCTGGATGGCCGCCTGGGGGGCGGTGGCATCCGGGTGCCTGTGCCGGACGGGTCGATCACGGACATCACCTGCATCGTGCGCGACCTCAAGCAGGCCGACGAGATCAACGCCTACTTCAGGCAGATGGCCGGTGGCCGGCTCAAGGGGATCCTTCGCTACACCGAGGACCCGATCGTGAGCGTGGACATCGTGGGCGATCCGCACAGCTGCATCTTCGACGCGCAGCTCACCAGCGTGGTGGGCAACATGGTGAAGGTGATGGGCTGGTACGACAACGAATACGGATACAGCTCCCGGCTGGTGGACCTGGTGGTGAAACTGGGGGGCCGTGTAAAATAG
- a CDS encoding UDP-2,3-diacylglucosamine diphosphatase has protein sequence MKPGQRIHFLSDFHLGVPDAASSLAREKRICAFLDEAAKDAAEIHLLGDLFDFWFEWRKAVPRGHVRLLGKMADLTDRGIPMHLHLGNHDMWIFDYVPGETGVTVHREPIVRTWSGKRFLIGHGDGLGPGDHGYKFLKGVFRNQVCQWLFARLHPNFALWLGDFWSGRSRLKSYENDRRWLGEDKEWLVQYCRERLRTEHFDHMIFGHRHLPIDMEVAHGTRYVNLGDWISHFTYATFDGQELALKKRSGDGPLSADMRITGGPAV, from the coding sequence ATGAAGCCCGGCCAAAGGATCCACTTCCTGAGCGACTTCCACCTCGGTGTGCCCGACGCGGCCTCCAGCCTGGCCCGGGAGAAGCGCATCTGCGCCTTCCTGGATGAAGCGGCGAAGGATGCCGCGGAGATCCACCTCCTGGGCGACCTGTTCGATTTCTGGTTCGAATGGCGGAAGGCCGTGCCCCGGGGGCACGTGCGGCTGCTGGGTAAAATGGCCGATCTGACCGACCGGGGCATCCCCATGCACCTGCACCTCGGCAACCACGACATGTGGATCTTCGACTATGTGCCCGGTGAAACAGGAGTGACCGTGCATCGCGAGCCCATCGTGCGCACCTGGAGCGGAAAGCGCTTTCTCATCGGACACGGCGACGGGCTCGGCCCGGGTGACCACGGCTACAAGTTCCTGAAGGGCGTGTTCCGAAACCAGGTGTGCCAATGGCTCTTCGCCCGGCTGCACCCCAACTTCGCCCTGTGGCTGGGTGACTTCTGGAGCGGCCGGAGCCGGCTGAAGAGCTACGAGAACGATCGGCGCTGGCTCGGTGAGGACAAGGAATGGCTCGTGCAGTACTGCCGCGAACGGCTGCGGACCGAGCACTTCGACCACATGATCTTCGGCCACCGCCACCTGCCGATCGACATGGAGGTGGCCCACGGTACGCGCTATGTGAACCTCGGTGACTGGATCAGCCACTTCACCTACGCCACCTTCGACGGCCAGGAGCTGGCGCTGAAGAAGCGGTCCGGTGACGGGCCGCTGAGCGCGGATATGCGGATCACGGGCGGGCCGGCGGTCTAG
- a CDS encoding M1 family metallopeptidase → MRNASLLPAFALFFCAYGQVPFQQRVDHAITVRLDDQEHVLHGLARFAYHNNSPVALDTLWVHLWPNAYADRHTALCQQLDAAGELDLHFARAEDRGGIDSLDFRSEGRALAWGHHPQHADIGWIKLPTPLAGGRSITVDTPFRVKVPDGRFSRLGHTGQAYHITQWYPKPAVFDQEGWHAMPYLTQGEFFADFGRYEVSITLPSNYIVGATGLLQDADENRWLDSLAARPAPERRSPKGAVPFPPSAHTWKTLRFVQDSVHDFAWFADKRFVVRKGEVLLPTSGRTVTTWALSTPRNAALWENAVTDIQEALLHYSRAVGDYPYAACTAVDGTISAGGGMEYPMITIIGNMSSAESLDNVIAHEVGHNWFQGILASNEREHPWLDEGMNSYLELRYMRARYPRPESAFGIPGEARLMRHHTDPHRARNELAMRLNTRRDQDQAASLPSSRFSSTNYGTMVYMRTALVMDQLEAFLGTALMDRCLHAYFDAWSFRHPGPADLRAVFEEVSGKELGWAFDELLGSTRKADVRARRLKDGVLRYAIRGGSHMPFPVTDPGDQVHRTLWVEPDSTRQVRLPWPDVDRVRIDAVERTLDIDRRNNGVRAHGLFRRWTAPRLAPLVGLEREDRRSTWLSPALAWNAHDGFMAGIALHNATFPMQRVEWGLAPLYGFRSERPVGGARLFWHHDRLTHGPVGNIHVGLTAQSASLFVDAPLERWYLRLSPQLTVDLRSDPGRRQAAHSVGYRAVMLRETLSGMQGDTLRIDRTNEDIYHELSYRLQGRAPLLPRSLRLDVQHHAAFTRLALEARQAFVYDTRKHRVAFRLFVGQFLRTDDRLMQRQMGWRLHWGSSDMTFDHLFMDRQDVGRNTAQQMAKDQGAFRVPTAQGTSDSWIAALNMEADMPFILPLSVYASAGAAPYTQVTSSGRTEKWRMHAEAGIGIRIVRDVAEVWLPLVFTREIADELELRGVDFAERIRFVLALEKLNPFELIRAIRP, encoded by the coding sequence ATGCGCAACGCATCTCTCCTCCCAGCGTTCGCGCTGTTCTTCTGCGCTTACGGCCAGGTCCCGTTCCAGCAACGCGTCGACCATGCGATCACGGTCCGCTTGGACGACCAGGAACATGTCCTGCACGGACTGGCACGCTTCGCCTACCACAACAACAGCCCCGTCGCCCTCGACACGCTGTGGGTGCACCTCTGGCCGAACGCATACGCCGACCGGCACACGGCACTGTGCCAACAACTGGACGCGGCCGGCGAGCTCGACCTCCATTTCGCGCGCGCCGAGGACCGTGGCGGCATCGACAGCCTCGATTTCCGCTCGGAGGGCCGGGCGCTGGCCTGGGGCCATCATCCGCAGCATGCGGACATCGGCTGGATCAAGCTGCCCACGCCCCTGGCCGGCGGCCGCTCCATCACCGTGGACACCCCGTTCCGGGTGAAGGTCCCCGACGGGCGGTTCTCGCGCCTGGGCCACACCGGCCAGGCCTATCACATCACCCAGTGGTATCCCAAACCGGCGGTGTTCGACCAGGAGGGCTGGCATGCCATGCCCTACCTCACCCAAGGCGAGTTCTTCGCCGACTTCGGCCGATACGAGGTCTCCATCACCCTGCCCTCGAACTACATCGTCGGCGCCACAGGCCTGCTCCAGGACGCGGACGAGAACCGGTGGTTGGATTCCCTGGCCGCACGTCCGGCCCCGGAGCGCAGGAGCCCGAAGGGTGCCGTGCCCTTCCCGCCCTCAGCCCACACGTGGAAGACACTGCGATTCGTTCAGGACAGCGTACATGACTTCGCGTGGTTCGCGGACAAGCGGTTCGTGGTGCGCAAAGGCGAGGTCCTGCTTCCGACCAGCGGCCGCACCGTCACCACCTGGGCGCTCTCCACACCCCGCAACGCGGCGCTCTGGGAGAACGCCGTGACCGACATCCAGGAGGCGCTGCTGCACTACAGCCGGGCCGTGGGAGACTATCCGTATGCGGCGTGCACCGCGGTGGACGGCACCATCAGCGCGGGCGGCGGCATGGAATACCCGATGATCACCATCATCGGCAACATGAGCAGCGCCGAAAGCCTGGATAACGTGATCGCCCATGAGGTGGGGCACAACTGGTTCCAAGGCATCCTAGCCAGCAACGAACGCGAGCACCCCTGGCTCGATGAAGGCATGAACAGCTACCTGGAGCTGCGCTACATGCGAGCCCGTTACCCCCGTCCCGAAAGTGCGTTCGGCATCCCCGGTGAAGCACGGCTCATGCGACATCACACCGATCCGCATCGCGCCCGGAACGAGCTCGCGATGCGCCTGAACACCCGGCGCGACCAGGACCAGGCCGCATCCCTGCCTTCCTCGCGCTTCTCGTCGACCAACTACGGCACCATGGTGTACATGCGGACCGCGTTGGTGATGGACCAGCTGGAGGCGTTCCTCGGCACCGCCCTCATGGACCGCTGCCTGCACGCCTACTTCGATGCGTGGAGCTTCAGGCACCCCGGGCCAGCGGACCTGCGCGCGGTGTTCGAAGAGGTGAGCGGCAAGGAACTAGGCTGGGCCTTTGACGAACTGCTGGGTTCGACGCGCAAAGCGGACGTGCGGGCGCGCCGCCTCAAGGACGGGGTGCTCCGCTACGCCATCCGGGGCGGATCGCACATGCCCTTCCCGGTGACCGACCCCGGCGATCAGGTACACAGGACGCTCTGGGTGGAGCCGGACAGCACACGACAGGTAAGGCTGCCCTGGCCCGATGTGGACCGCGTCCGCATCGACGCCGTGGAACGCACGCTGGATATCGACCGCCGCAACAATGGCGTGCGCGCGCACGGGCTCTTCCGCCGATGGACCGCTCCGCGGCTGGCGCCCCTCGTGGGCCTCGAGCGCGAGGACCGACGCAGCACATGGCTGAGCCCCGCGCTGGCGTGGAACGCCCACGACGGGTTCATGGCCGGCATCGCCCTGCACAACGCCACCTTCCCCATGCAGCGCGTGGAATGGGGTCTTGCACCGCTGTACGGCTTCCGCAGCGAACGGCCCGTGGGTGGAGCCAGGCTCTTCTGGCACCACGACCGGCTGACGCACGGTCCTGTGGGCAACATCCATGTGGGCCTCACCGCCCAAAGCGCCTCGCTCTTCGTGGACGCGCCATTGGAACGCTGGTACCTGCGGTTGTCGCCCCAGCTCACCGTGGACCTGCGCAGCGATCCCGGCCGGCGACAGGCGGCGCACAGTGTGGGCTACCGGGCCGTGATGCTCCGCGAGACCCTCAGCGGCATGCAGGGCGACACGCTCAGGATCGACCGGACCAACGAGGACATCTACCACGAGCTGAGCTACCGGCTCCAAGGCCGCGCGCCCCTCCTGCCCCGATCGCTCCGCCTTGACGTGCAGCACCACGCCGCGTTCACCCGGCTGGCGCTGGAGGCGCGACAGGCCTTCGTGTACGATACCCGGAAGCACCGCGTGGCCTTCCGGCTCTTCGTCGGCCAGTTCCTGCGCACCGACGACCGGCTGATGCAACGGCAGATGGGCTGGCGCCTGCACTGGGGCTCCAGCGACATGACCTTCGACCACCTCTTCATGGACCGGCAGGACGTGGGCCGCAACACCGCCCAGCAGATGGCCAAGGACCAGGGGGCCTTCCGGGTACCCACCGCACAGGGCACCTCGGACAGCTGGATCGCCGCGCTGAACATGGAGGCGGACATGCCCTTCATCCTCCCCCTGAGCGTGTACGCCAGTGCCGGTGCGGCACCCTACACGCAGGTGACCTCATCGGGCCGAACGGAGAAATGGCGCATGCACGCCGAAGCCGGGATCGGCATCCGCATCGTGCGCGACGTGGCCGAGGTGTGGCTGCCGCTGGTCTTCACGCGCGAGATCGCCGATGAGCTGGAGCTGCGCGGGGTGGACTTCGCGGAACGCATCCGTTTCGTGCTGGCGCTGGAGAAGCTCAACCCCTTCGAGCTCATCCGGGCCATCCGGCCATGA